In Archocentrus centrarchus isolate MPI-CPG fArcCen1 chromosome 1, fArcCen1, whole genome shotgun sequence, the following proteins share a genomic window:
- the LOC115792377 gene encoding Fc receptor-like protein 3 isoform X2, producing MLDSFFVIILGLCCCCRTQSSQFFLGHPRLDGPKEALVKSIAEFQCEVPNHPMDEKVLLQIFKLGDYSRTLGVYTSIEGKVGNIPMKVKMQHEGNLVCKASIQNTSISGINATFSNIHYFKVIEPVKGAQIIPSGLVELFEESTLELRCELSAGNHVSYKWLHNDQLISPSSSHRVSDNQLTISRVTSKDSGSYMCVATNVFNQTVFNARSSEVEITVKDLVSAPDISFTVLKEAPHKYSARVRCQSTQGAPPITFSLYNGSHQITNVTVDERHAELKLPLVLNRHMGDLCCHASNGEPTTYSRRLPLHVVPVGGPVTIESKYDSGENYAIIGLRFYCKADKGSHPRYQWFLNKTLLQDQGSFYYVMDLPPKQSMLALSVGRSSAGTYHCEVSDNFDNTTAISSKRRYIDKEVLNRIPDYVVGIVFGSFAFLIFLVSACCCIGVIFRKRQYGEKSLWSLQTQRHKAAYEDELDLSGYSDNPDLLKVVKMDEFDQAFCGK from the exons ATGCTCGATTCCTTCTTCGTGATCATTCTGG ggttgtgctgctgctgccgcacGCAAAGCA gtCAGTTTTTTCTGGGGCATCCACGACTGGATGGCCCCAAAGAGGCTTTGGTGAAATCAATTGCAGAGTTTCAATGTGAAGTTCCAAACCACCCGATGGATGAGAAAGTTctgctgcagatatttaa GCTGGGTGACTATTCCAGGACATTGGGTGTGTACACCTCCATCGAAGGGAAGGTTGGAAACATTCCCATGAAAGTCAAAATGCAACATGAAGGCAACCTGGTGTGTAAGGCCAGCATACAGAACACCTCTATCTCTGGTATTAATGCCACATTCAGCAACATCCACTATTTCAAGGTTATAG AGCCAGTGAAAGGTGCACAGATCATCCCTTCAGGTTTAGTGGAGCTGTTTGAGGAAAGCACACTTGAGCTACGCTGTGAACTTAGTGCTGGAAATCATGTCTCCTACAAGTGGCTGCACAATGATCAGCTCATATCTCCGTCTTCCTCACACCGTGTTTCTGACAACCAGCTCACGATCTCCAG AGTAACTTCTAAAGACAGTGGCTCCTACATGTGTGTGGCTACCAACGTCTTCAACCAAACAGTCTTTAATGCCAGGAGCTCTGAAGTTGAAATCACAGTCAAAG ACTTGGTATCAGCCCCCGACATCTCCTTCACCGTGTTAAAGGAAGCGCCACACAAATATTCTGCTAGAGTCCGCTGTCAGTCAACACAAGGAGCTCCGCCCATCACCTTCTCGCTGTACAACGGGAGTCACCAAATCACCAATGTGACAGTGGACGAGAGACATGCTGAATTAAAGCTCCCTTTGGTCTTGAACCGCCACATGGGAGATCTCTGTTGCCATGCAAGCAATGGAGAACCTACCACATACAGTCGGCGCTTGCCCTTGCATGTGG TCCCTGTTGGTGGGCCTGTGACGATCGAGTCCAAATATGACAGCGGAGAAAACTATGCCATAATTGGCCTGAGGTTCTACTGCAAAGCAGATAAGGGATCTCATCCACGGTACCAGTGGTTCCTCAACAAAACCCTCCTACAGGATCAAGGAAGCTTCTACTACGTGATGGATCTGCCACCAAAACAGTCTATGCTCGCGCTCTCTGTGGGGAGGAGCAGCGCTGGGACGTATCACTGCGAAGTGTCAGACAACTTCGACAATACCACTGCCATAAGCAGTAAGAGGCGCTACATTGATAAAGAAG TGCTGAACCGCATTCCTGACTATGTTGTGGGAATTGTTTTTGGAAGTTTTGCATTTTTGATTTTCCTGGTGTCTGCTTGTTGCTGTATTGGAGTGATTTTCA GAAAGAGGCAGTATGGAGAGAAGTCTCT GTGGAGcctgcagacacagagacataaagCTGCATATGAGGATGAGCTG GACTTGTCAGGTTACAGTGACAATCCTGATTTGCTGAAAGTGGTGAAAATGGATGAATTTGATCAG gccttTTGTGGAAAgtga
- the LOC115792377 gene encoding Fc receptor-like protein 3 isoform X1: protein MLDSFFVIILGLCCCCRTQSSQFFLGHPRLDGPKEALVKSIAEFQCEVPNHPMDEKVLLQIFKLGDYSRTLGVYTSIEGKVGNIPMKVKMQHEGNLVCKASIQNTSISGINATFSNIHYFKVIEPVKGAQIIPSGLVELFEESTLELRCELSAGNHVSYKWLHNDQLISPSSSHRVSDNQLTISRVTSKDSGSYMCVATNVFNQTVFNARSSEVEITVKDLVSAPDISFTVLKEAPHKYSARVRCQSTQGAPPITFSLYNGSHQITNVTVDERHAELKLPLVLNRHMGDLCCHASNGEPTTYSRRLPLHVVPVGGPVTIESKYDSGENYAIIGLRFYCKADKGSHPRYQWFLNKTLLQDQGSFYYVMDLPPKQSMLALSVGRSSAGTYHCEVSDNFDNTTAISSKRRYIDKEVLNRIPDYVVGIVFGSFAFLIFLVSACCCIGVIFRKRQYGEKSLWSLQTQRHKAAYEDELDLSGYSDNPDLLKVVKMDEFDQTSEASEDDWPWIQKETLKAFCGK from the exons ATGCTCGATTCCTTCTTCGTGATCATTCTGG ggttgtgctgctgctgccgcacGCAAAGCA gtCAGTTTTTTCTGGGGCATCCACGACTGGATGGCCCCAAAGAGGCTTTGGTGAAATCAATTGCAGAGTTTCAATGTGAAGTTCCAAACCACCCGATGGATGAGAAAGTTctgctgcagatatttaa GCTGGGTGACTATTCCAGGACATTGGGTGTGTACACCTCCATCGAAGGGAAGGTTGGAAACATTCCCATGAAAGTCAAAATGCAACATGAAGGCAACCTGGTGTGTAAGGCCAGCATACAGAACACCTCTATCTCTGGTATTAATGCCACATTCAGCAACATCCACTATTTCAAGGTTATAG AGCCAGTGAAAGGTGCACAGATCATCCCTTCAGGTTTAGTGGAGCTGTTTGAGGAAAGCACACTTGAGCTACGCTGTGAACTTAGTGCTGGAAATCATGTCTCCTACAAGTGGCTGCACAATGATCAGCTCATATCTCCGTCTTCCTCACACCGTGTTTCTGACAACCAGCTCACGATCTCCAG AGTAACTTCTAAAGACAGTGGCTCCTACATGTGTGTGGCTACCAACGTCTTCAACCAAACAGTCTTTAATGCCAGGAGCTCTGAAGTTGAAATCACAGTCAAAG ACTTGGTATCAGCCCCCGACATCTCCTTCACCGTGTTAAAGGAAGCGCCACACAAATATTCTGCTAGAGTCCGCTGTCAGTCAACACAAGGAGCTCCGCCCATCACCTTCTCGCTGTACAACGGGAGTCACCAAATCACCAATGTGACAGTGGACGAGAGACATGCTGAATTAAAGCTCCCTTTGGTCTTGAACCGCCACATGGGAGATCTCTGTTGCCATGCAAGCAATGGAGAACCTACCACATACAGTCGGCGCTTGCCCTTGCATGTGG TCCCTGTTGGTGGGCCTGTGACGATCGAGTCCAAATATGACAGCGGAGAAAACTATGCCATAATTGGCCTGAGGTTCTACTGCAAAGCAGATAAGGGATCTCATCCACGGTACCAGTGGTTCCTCAACAAAACCCTCCTACAGGATCAAGGAAGCTTCTACTACGTGATGGATCTGCCACCAAAACAGTCTATGCTCGCGCTCTCTGTGGGGAGGAGCAGCGCTGGGACGTATCACTGCGAAGTGTCAGACAACTTCGACAATACCACTGCCATAAGCAGTAAGAGGCGCTACATTGATAAAGAAG TGCTGAACCGCATTCCTGACTATGTTGTGGGAATTGTTTTTGGAAGTTTTGCATTTTTGATTTTCCTGGTGTCTGCTTGTTGCTGTATTGGAGTGATTTTCA GAAAGAGGCAGTATGGAGAGAAGTCTCT GTGGAGcctgcagacacagagacataaagCTGCATATGAGGATGAGCTG GACTTGTCAGGTTACAGTGACAATCCTGATTTGCTGAAAGTGGTGAAAATGGATGAATTTGATCAG ACATCTGAAGCCTCTGAGGATGATTGGCCCTGGATTCAGAAGGAGACTTTGAAG gccttTTGTGGAAAgtga